One Ciconia boyciana chromosome 20, ASM3463844v1, whole genome shotgun sequence DNA window includes the following coding sequences:
- the HMBS gene encoding porphobilinogen deaminase isoform X3, with translation MAEPRAAAGENGVGGRAVRVGTRRSQLARIQTDSVVEMLRELYPNLCFEIVAMSTTGDKILDTALSKIGEKSLFTKELENALERNEVDLVVHSLKDLPTSLPPGFTIGAVCKRENPLDAVVFHPKNCGKTLSLLPEKSVIGTSSLRRAAQLKKKFPQLEFRDIRGNLNTRLKKLDEKEDFSAIILAAAGLKRMGWENRIGQLLSPEDCLYAVGQGALAVEVRAKDQEILNMVSALHDADTVLRCIAERAFMKRLLYLTGAVYSLDGSDSLKETMQTSVNYPQQNEDGPDDNVQHVGITAKNVPGQAQEAAENLGVELASLLLSKGAKHILSVARQLNDAR, from the exons ATGGCCGAGCCGCGCGCGGCCGCC GGCGAGAACGGCGTGGGCGGCAGAGCGGTCCGCGTGGGCACCCGCCGGAGCCAG CTGGCCCGGATTCAGACCGACAGCGTAGTCGAGATGCTCCGTGAGCTATACCCCAACCTTTGCTTTGAGATTG TTGCCATGTCAACGACCGGAGACAAGATCTTGGATACAGCACTTTCCAAG ATCGGGGAGAAGAGCCTCTTCACCAAAGAGCTGGAAAACGCACTTGAAAGAAACGA AGTTGACCTCGTGGTTCACTCCTTGAAGGACCTGCCGacttctcttcctcctggctTTACCATCGGCGCTGTCTGCAA AAGGGAAAACCCACTTGATGCTGTTGTCTTTCATCCCaaaaactgtggaaaaacaCTGAGCCTCCTTCCTGAAAAGAG TGTGATTGGAACCAGTTCACTTCGGAGAGCAGCCCAGCTCAAAAAGAAGTTCCCTCAGTTAGAATTCAGGGATATT AGAGGGAATTTAAATACCCGCTTAAAGAAGCTAGATGAGAAGGAAGACTTCAGTGCCATcatcctggctgctgctgggctgaaGAGAATGGGCTGGGAGAATCGCATTGGCcag ctccTAAGCCCTGAAGATTGTCTGTATGCTGTTGGACAG gGTGCCTTAGCAGTGGAAGTTCGTGCCAAAGACCAAGAGATACTGAATATGGTATCTGCCCTGCATGATGCAGACACCGTGTTACGCTGCATTGCTGAGAGAGCCTTTATGAAACGTTTG TTGTACTTGACAGGAGCAGTCTACAGTTTGGATGGATCTGATAGCCTGAAGGAGACCATGCAGACCAGTGTTAATTATCCCCAACAG AATGAAGACGGACCAGATGACAACGTGCAGCATGTTGGCATTACGGCCAAGAATGTCCCTGGTCAGGcccaggaagctgcagagaacCTTGGTGTTGAACTAGCTAGTCTGCTTCTGAGCAAGGGAGCTAAGCATATCCTTAGCGTGGCAAGGCAGCTCAACGATGCCCGCTAA
- the HMBS gene encoding porphobilinogen deaminase isoform X2 yields MAEPRAAALARIQTDSVVEMLRELYPNLCFEIVAMSTTGDKILDTALSKIGEKSLFTKELENALERNEVDLVVHSLKDLPTSLPPGFTIGAVCKRENPLDAVVFHPKNCGKTLSLLPEKSVIGTSSLRRAAQLKKKFPQLEFRDIRGNLNTRLKKLDEKEDFSAIILAAAGLKRMGWENRIGQLLSPEDCLYAVGQGALAVEVRAKDQEILNMVSALHDADTVLRCIAERAFMKRLEGGCSVPVAVNTMLKDGQLYLTGAVYSLDGSDSLKETMQTSVNYPQQNEDGPDDNVQHVGITAKNVPGQAQEAAENLGVELASLLLSKGAKHILSVARQLNDAR; encoded by the exons ATGGCCGAGCCGCGCGCGGCCGCC CTGGCCCGGATTCAGACCGACAGCGTAGTCGAGATGCTCCGTGAGCTATACCCCAACCTTTGCTTTGAGATTG TTGCCATGTCAACGACCGGAGACAAGATCTTGGATACAGCACTTTCCAAG ATCGGGGAGAAGAGCCTCTTCACCAAAGAGCTGGAAAACGCACTTGAAAGAAACGA AGTTGACCTCGTGGTTCACTCCTTGAAGGACCTGCCGacttctcttcctcctggctTTACCATCGGCGCTGTCTGCAA AAGGGAAAACCCACTTGATGCTGTTGTCTTTCATCCCaaaaactgtggaaaaacaCTGAGCCTCCTTCCTGAAAAGAG TGTGATTGGAACCAGTTCACTTCGGAGAGCAGCCCAGCTCAAAAAGAAGTTCCCTCAGTTAGAATTCAGGGATATT AGAGGGAATTTAAATACCCGCTTAAAGAAGCTAGATGAGAAGGAAGACTTCAGTGCCATcatcctggctgctgctgggctgaaGAGAATGGGCTGGGAGAATCGCATTGGCcag ctccTAAGCCCTGAAGATTGTCTGTATGCTGTTGGACAG gGTGCCTTAGCAGTGGAAGTTCGTGCCAAAGACCAAGAGATACTGAATATGGTATCTGCCCTGCATGATGCAGACACCGTGTTACGCTGCATTGCTGAGAGAGCCTTTATGAAACGTTTG GAGGGTGGATGTAGTGTCCCTGTCGCTGTCAACACCATGCTGAAAGACGGCCAG TTGTACTTGACAGGAGCAGTCTACAGTTTGGATGGATCTGATAGCCTGAAGGAGACCATGCAGACCAGTGTTAATTATCCCCAACAG AATGAAGACGGACCAGATGACAACGTGCAGCATGTTGGCATTACGGCCAAGAATGTCCCTGGTCAGGcccaggaagctgcagagaacCTTGGTGTTGAACTAGCTAGTCTGCTTCTGAGCAAGGGAGCTAAGCATATCCTTAGCGTGGCAAGGCAGCTCAACGATGCCCGCTAA
- the HMBS gene encoding porphobilinogen deaminase isoform X1 → MAEPRAAAGENGVGGRAVRVGTRRSQLARIQTDSVVEMLRELYPNLCFEIVAMSTTGDKILDTALSKIGEKSLFTKELENALERNEVDLVVHSLKDLPTSLPPGFTIGAVCKRENPLDAVVFHPKNCGKTLSLLPEKSVIGTSSLRRAAQLKKKFPQLEFRDIRGNLNTRLKKLDEKEDFSAIILAAAGLKRMGWENRIGQLLSPEDCLYAVGQGALAVEVRAKDQEILNMVSALHDADTVLRCIAERAFMKRLEGGCSVPVAVNTMLKDGQLYLTGAVYSLDGSDSLKETMQTSVNYPQQNEDGPDDNVQHVGITAKNVPGQAQEAAENLGVELASLLLSKGAKHILSVARQLNDAR, encoded by the exons ATGGCCGAGCCGCGCGCGGCCGCC GGCGAGAACGGCGTGGGCGGCAGAGCGGTCCGCGTGGGCACCCGCCGGAGCCAG CTGGCCCGGATTCAGACCGACAGCGTAGTCGAGATGCTCCGTGAGCTATACCCCAACCTTTGCTTTGAGATTG TTGCCATGTCAACGACCGGAGACAAGATCTTGGATACAGCACTTTCCAAG ATCGGGGAGAAGAGCCTCTTCACCAAAGAGCTGGAAAACGCACTTGAAAGAAACGA AGTTGACCTCGTGGTTCACTCCTTGAAGGACCTGCCGacttctcttcctcctggctTTACCATCGGCGCTGTCTGCAA AAGGGAAAACCCACTTGATGCTGTTGTCTTTCATCCCaaaaactgtggaaaaacaCTGAGCCTCCTTCCTGAAAAGAG TGTGATTGGAACCAGTTCACTTCGGAGAGCAGCCCAGCTCAAAAAGAAGTTCCCTCAGTTAGAATTCAGGGATATT AGAGGGAATTTAAATACCCGCTTAAAGAAGCTAGATGAGAAGGAAGACTTCAGTGCCATcatcctggctgctgctgggctgaaGAGAATGGGCTGGGAGAATCGCATTGGCcag ctccTAAGCCCTGAAGATTGTCTGTATGCTGTTGGACAG gGTGCCTTAGCAGTGGAAGTTCGTGCCAAAGACCAAGAGATACTGAATATGGTATCTGCCCTGCATGATGCAGACACCGTGTTACGCTGCATTGCTGAGAGAGCCTTTATGAAACGTTTG GAGGGTGGATGTAGTGTCCCTGTCGCTGTCAACACCATGCTGAAAGACGGCCAG TTGTACTTGACAGGAGCAGTCTACAGTTTGGATGGATCTGATAGCCTGAAGGAGACCATGCAGACCAGTGTTAATTATCCCCAACAG AATGAAGACGGACCAGATGACAACGTGCAGCATGTTGGCATTACGGCCAAGAATGTCCCTGGTCAGGcccaggaagctgcagagaacCTTGGTGTTGAACTAGCTAGTCTGCTTCTGAGCAAGGGAGCTAAGCATATCCTTAGCGTGGCAAGGCAGCTCAACGATGCCCGCTAA
- the HMBS gene encoding porphobilinogen deaminase isoform X4 — translation MLRELYPNLCFEIVAMSTTGDKILDTALSKIGEKSLFTKELENALERNEVDLVVHSLKDLPTSLPPGFTIGAVCKRENPLDAVVFHPKNCGKTLSLLPEKSVIGTSSLRRAAQLKKKFPQLEFRDIRGNLNTRLKKLDEKEDFSAIILAAAGLKRMGWENRIGQLLSPEDCLYAVGQGALAVEVRAKDQEILNMVSALHDADTVLRCIAERAFMKRLEGGCSVPVAVNTMLKDGQLYLTGAVYSLDGSDSLKETMQTSVNYPQQNEDGPDDNVQHVGITAKNVPGQAQEAAENLGVELASLLLSKGAKHILSVARQLNDAR, via the exons ATGCTCCGTGAGCTATACCCCAACCTTTGCTTTGAGATTG TTGCCATGTCAACGACCGGAGACAAGATCTTGGATACAGCACTTTCCAAG ATCGGGGAGAAGAGCCTCTTCACCAAAGAGCTGGAAAACGCACTTGAAAGAAACGA AGTTGACCTCGTGGTTCACTCCTTGAAGGACCTGCCGacttctcttcctcctggctTTACCATCGGCGCTGTCTGCAA AAGGGAAAACCCACTTGATGCTGTTGTCTTTCATCCCaaaaactgtggaaaaacaCTGAGCCTCCTTCCTGAAAAGAG TGTGATTGGAACCAGTTCACTTCGGAGAGCAGCCCAGCTCAAAAAGAAGTTCCCTCAGTTAGAATTCAGGGATATT AGAGGGAATTTAAATACCCGCTTAAAGAAGCTAGATGAGAAGGAAGACTTCAGTGCCATcatcctggctgctgctgggctgaaGAGAATGGGCTGGGAGAATCGCATTGGCcag ctccTAAGCCCTGAAGATTGTCTGTATGCTGTTGGACAG gGTGCCTTAGCAGTGGAAGTTCGTGCCAAAGACCAAGAGATACTGAATATGGTATCTGCCCTGCATGATGCAGACACCGTGTTACGCTGCATTGCTGAGAGAGCCTTTATGAAACGTTTG GAGGGTGGATGTAGTGTCCCTGTCGCTGTCAACACCATGCTGAAAGACGGCCAG TTGTACTTGACAGGAGCAGTCTACAGTTTGGATGGATCTGATAGCCTGAAGGAGACCATGCAGACCAGTGTTAATTATCCCCAACAG AATGAAGACGGACCAGATGACAACGTGCAGCATGTTGGCATTACGGCCAAGAATGTCCCTGGTCAGGcccaggaagctgcagagaacCTTGGTGTTGAACTAGCTAGTCTGCTTCTGAGCAAGGGAGCTAAGCATATCCTTAGCGTGGCAAGGCAGCTCAACGATGCCCGCTAA
- the H2AX gene encoding histone H2AX: MSGRGKSGGKARAKAKSRSSRAGLQFPVGRVHRLLRRGHYAERVGAGAPVYLAAVLEYLTAEILELAGNAARDNKKTRIIPRHLQLAVRNDEELNKLLGGVTIAQGGVLPNIQAVLLPKKTGGGGAGPTKAGKKGSGQQSQEY, translated from the coding sequence ATGTCTGGCCGTGGCAAGAGCGGCGGTAAGGCCCGAGCTAAGGCCAAGTCTCGCTCGTCCCGGGCCGGGCTGCAGTTCCCCGTCGGGCGCGTTCACCGGCTGCTGCGGCGCGGGCACTACGCGGAGCGGGTGGGGGCCGGCGCGCCCGTTTACCTGGCCGCCGTGCTGGAGTACCTGACGGCCGAGATCCTGGAGCTGGCGGGGAACGCGGCCCGCGACAACAAGAAGACGCGCATTATCCCCCGACACCTGCAGCTGGCGGTGCGCAACGACGAGGAGCTCAACAAGCTGCTGGGCGGCGTCACCATCGCGCAGGGCGGTGTCCTGCCCAACATCCAGGCCGTGCTGCTACCCAAGAAgacgggcggcggcggcgcgggcccCACCAAGGCCGGCAAGAAGGGCAGTGGGCAGCAGTCGCAGGAGTACtag
- the DPAGT1 gene encoding UDP-N-acetylglucosamine--dolichyl-phosphate N-acetylglucosaminephosphotransferase, whose product MAAWPAVPLLINLGGSLLGFVATLTLIPAFKDHFLAARLFGEDLNKASRRPVPEAQGVISGAVFLIILFCFIPVPFLRCFVEEQCAAFPHDEFVELIGSLLAICCMVFLGFADDVLNLRWRHKLLLPTMASLPLLMVYFTNFGNTTIVVPKPFRMLLGMHLDLGILYYVYMGMLAVFCTNAINILAGINGIEAGQSLVIAASIIVFNIVELNGDYRDDHIFSLYFMIPFFFTTLGLFYHNWYPSRVFVGDTFCYFAGMTFAVVGILGHFSKTMLLFFIPQVLNFLYSLPQLFHVIPCPRHRLPRLNPSTGKLEMSYSKFKTKSLSALGTNVLKAVKILHIVDVKSGTDEDGEYTECNNMTLINFVIKLIGPTHERNLTLLLLLIQVLGSTIAFSIRYQLVRLFYDV is encoded by the exons ATGGCGGCCTGGCCCGCCGTGCCCCTCCTCATCAACCTCGGCGGGTCGCTGCTGGGCTTCGTGGCCACGCTCACGCTAATCCCGGCCTTCAAGGACCACTTCCTCGCCGCGCGGCTCTTCGGCGAAGACCTCAACAAGGCCTCACGGCGGCCCGT CCCCGAAGCACAGGGCGTGATCAGCGGGGCCGTGTTCCTGATCATCCTCTTCTGCTTCATCCCCGTGCCCTTCCTGAGGTGTTTCGTGGAGGAGCAGTGCGCGGCCTTTCCTCACGACGAG TTCGTGGAGCTCATCGGTTCGCTCCTCGCCATCTGCTGCATGGTTTTCCTGGGCTTCGCAGATGACGTTCTGAACCTGCGCTGGCGCCACAAGCTCCTTCTTCCTACCATGGCTTCCCTCCCGCTGCTCATGGTTTACTTCACCAACTTTGGGAACACAACCATTGTGGTGCCTAAGCCCTTCCGGATGCTGTTGGGCATGCACCTGGACCTGG GTATCCTCTACTACGTGTACATGGGCATGCTAGCAGTGTTCTGCACCAATGCCATCAACATTCTCGCTGGAATCAACGGAATTGAAGCAGGGCAGTCTCTGGTGATAGCTGCTTCCATTATCGTATTCAACATTGTAGAGTTAAACG GGGATTATCGAGATGatcacattttttctctctacttcatgattccctttttttttaccacGCTGGGGCTGTTTTACCACAACTG GTACCCATCTCGAGTGTTTGTTGGGGACACCTTCTGCTACTTTGCCGGCATGACCTTCGCCGTGGTGGGGATCTTGGGGCACTTCAGCAAaacaatgctgctttttttcatccCGCAAGTGCTCAACTTCCTCTACTCGTTGCCTCAACTCTTCCACGTCATTCCTTGTCCCCGTCACCGGCTGCCGAG GCTCAATCCGAGTACAGGAAAGTTGGAGATGAGCTACTccaaattcaaaacaaagagCCTCTCTGCCCTGGGAACAAACGTTCTGAAG GCAGTCAAGATCTTGCACATAGTAGATGTGAAGAGTGGAACGGATGAAGATGGTGAATACACCGAGTGCAATAACATGACACTTATTAACTTTGTTATAAAGCTGATTGGACCCACCCATGAGCGAAACCTCACTCTCCTGTTGCTACTCATTCAG GTCCTGGGCAGCACGATTGCATTTTCAATCCGGTACCAACTAGTGCGCTTGTTTTATGATGTCTGA